Proteins from one Coregonus clupeaformis isolate EN_2021a chromosome 25, ASM2061545v1, whole genome shotgun sequence genomic window:
- the LOC121539265 gene encoding zinc finger FYVE domain-containing protein 1 yields the protein MSGHGSSSEKEINTSLICQENYACGGSEEAAFECDKCRSLQCVRCEKELHSQECLQNHERVEIGPGHVPYCDNCKGGKEGTVNGRRHRSVVRCQNCKVNLCQQCRRSTHNGGNKKKHQLTAYPPPPKPAELNSTPPHKSTEDNSNPPPKPVHVNSTPPPKPAEINSTLPPKPVEVKLTPPPKPPQVNSTPPLKPAEINLSSVVDEAEVQKAKLLEKVCSFLLVDVNEEMQIKDEGAFVKELNCKPDKLIKVVSIFGNTGEGKSHTLNHTFFMGREVFKTSPTQESCTVGVWAAFDPIHKVVVIDTEGLLGNSSNQGQRTRLLLKVLAISDLIIYRTHADRLHDDLFKFLCDASDAYLKHFTKELKATTARCGLDVPLSTLGPAVIIFHETVHTKLLGSDNSSESVDRMLLERFRKLGRFPEAFSSIQYRGTRTCSPPTDFGGLQRTLEQLLDNNATRSPRSPVVIFKALQALSERFNGEISDELIAQNCFFPDEYFTCSCLCLSCGSGCKNSMNHLGEGVCHEAKHRCRYSPQYDNRIYTCKACYEGGKEVVVVPKTSASSDSPWLGLARYAWSGYVIECPNCGVIYRSRQYWYGNQDPVETVVRTEIQHIWPGADGFLKDNSNAAQRLLDGVNFMAQSVSELSVKPAKAVTSWLTDQIAPTYWKPNSLILTCLKCQEVFQDNDTKHHCRACGEGFCDACSSKATPVPEKGWGLAPVRVCDTCYEQRATHTELLHAEVEDEEGGNLARKVGEAVSNTLGAVVTAIDIPLGLVKDAARPTYWVPDQDILSCHNCQCNFTAKLSKHHCRSCGQGVCDECSLERRPVPSRGWDHPVRVCANCNQKPGDL from the exons ATGAGTGGCCATGGTTCATCATCAGAAAAGGAAATTAACACCAGTCTAATTTGTCAAGAGAACTATGCTTGTGGGGGCTCAGAAGAGGCTGCTTTTGAATGTGACAAATGTAGAAGCTTGCAGTGTGTTCGCTGTGAGAAGGAACTCCATAGTCAAGAGTGCCTGCAGAACCATGAACGGGTCGAGATCGGCCCAGGGCATGTACCCTACTGTGACAACTGcaaaggagggaaggaagggacAGTGAATGGCCGCCGCCACAGGTCTGTTGTCCGCTGCCAGAACTGCAAAGTCAACTTGTGCCAACAGTGTCGGAGAAGCACCCATAATGGAGGTAACAAGAAGAAGCACCAACTCACCGCCTATCCTCCTCCACCCAAACCTGCAGAGCTCAACTCAACCCCTCCACACAAATCTACAGAGGACAACTCAAATCCTCCACCAAAACCTGTACATGTCAACTCAACCCCTCCACCCAAACCTGCAGAGATCAACTCAACCCTTCCACCAAAACCTGTTGAGGTCAAATTAACCCCTCCACCCAAACCTCCACAGGTTAATTCAACCCCTCCACTCAAACCTGCAGAGATCAACTTAAGCTCAGTGGTAGATGAGGCAGAAGTCCAGAAGGCAAAACTTCTGGAGAAAGTCTGCAGTTTTCTTCTGGTTGATGTGAATGAGGAGATGCAG ATAAAGGACGAAGGTGCGTTTGTGAAGGAATTGAACTGCAAGCCTGACAAGCTGATCAAGGTGGTGTCAATCTTTGGCAACACAGGAGAGGGTAAATCCCACACTCTGAACCACACTTTCTTCATGGGCAGGGAGGTGTTCAAGACCTCCCCCACACAGGAGTCCTGCACAGTGGGGGTGTGGGCGGCATTCGATCCCATCCACAAGGTGGTGGTCATCGACACAGAGGGCCTGCTGGGTAACAGCTCCAACCAGGGCCAAAGAACACGCCTCCTGCTCAAGGTGCTAGCTATCTCCGACCTCATAATCTACCGTACCCACGCCGACCGCCTCCATGACGACCTCTTCAAGTTTCTGTGCGACGCGTCGGACGCCTACCTGAAGCATTTCACCAAGGAGCTGAAGGCCACTACGGCCCGCTGTGGCCTGGACGTGCCTCTGTCCACCCTGGGCCCGGCCGTCATCATCTTCCATGAGACCGTCCACACCAAGCTGCTGGGCTCAG ACAACTCATCAGAGTCTGTAGATCGGATGCTACTTGAGCGTTTCAGGAAGCTGGGCCGTTTCCCAGAGGCCTTCAGCTCCATCCAGTACCGAGGCACGCGTACCTGTAGCCCCCCAACAGACTTTGGTGGCCTGCAGCGCACCCTGGAGCAGCTGCTGGACAACAACGCCACCCGCTCCCCTCGCTCCCCAGTCGTCATCTTCAAAGCCTTGCAG GCCCTGAGTGAGCGCTTCAATGGGGAGATTTCTGATGAGCTCATAGCCCAAAATTGCTTCTTCCCCGATGAGTACTTCACCTGCTCCTGCCTCTGCCTCAGTTGCGG CTCTGGCTGCAAGAACAGCATGAACCACCTTGGGGAGGGGGTGTGTCATGAGGCCAAACACCGCTGCCGTTACTCACCCCAATACGACAATCGCATCTACACCTGCAAG GCCTGTTACGAAGGGGGAAAGGAGGTGGTGGTTGTTCCCAAGACCTCTGCGTCCTCAGACTCTCCATGGCTGGGCCTTGCCAGATACGCCTGGTCAGG GTACGTGATTGAATGTCCAAACTGTGGGGTGATCTATCGGAGCCGGCAGTACTGGTATGGGAACCAGGACCCAGTAGAAACGGTGGTCCGCACTGAAATCCAGCATATATGGCCTGGG GCAGATGGATTCCTGAAGGACAATAGCAATGCAGCGCAGCGTCTGCTGGATGGTGTTAACTTCATGGCCCAGTCTGTGTCAGAGCTCAGTGTGAAGCCTGCTAAGGCAGTCACCTCCTGGCTAACGGATCAGATCGCCCCGACCTACTGGAAACCCAACTCCCTCATCCTG ACATGCCTTAAGTGCCAAGAGGTCTTCCAAGACAACGACACCAAGCATCACTGCCGTGCCTGTGGGGAAGGGTTCTGTGACGCATGCTCTTCCAAAGCCACGCCCGTCCCTGAGAAAGGCTGGGGTCTGGCCCCCGTGAGAGTCTGTGACACCTGTTATGAGCAGAGGGCCACACATACAG AGCTGTTGCATGCAGAGGTTGAAGATGAGGAAGGTGGAAACCTAGCCAGGAaggttggagaagcagtttcaAACACACTGGGCGCCGTGGTTACTGCTATTGACATCCCACTGG GTCTGGTGAAGGATGCTGCGCGTCCCACCTACTGGGTGCCTGACCAGGATATCCTCTCCTGCCACAACTGCCAGTGCAACTTCACTGCCAAGCTGTCCAAGCACCACTGTCGCTCCTGCGGGCAAGGCGTGTGTGACGAGTGCTCGCTGGAGCGTCGGCCGGTCCCGTCGCGGGGCTGGGACCACCCCGTCCGTGTTTGTGCTAACTGCAACCAGAAACCTGGAGACCTTTAA
- the LOC121539746 gene encoding rho-related GTP-binding protein RhoV-like has translation MTLSPDVFQEKHQDPVISCMLVGYGAVGKASMIIGYISNGYPNEYRQMAFDVFTGLVRVDGIPVQIQLMDTAGQEEFDHFHSMCYNQIDVLILCFSIVNPVSFQNTTSKWIPQIRTFNPASPIILVGTQLALRHDVNILIHLDQLRDKLVVNSQARGLVEKIRTHDYVECSALTQKNLKEAFGLSESKEAQSLGLCKDFL, from the exons ATGACGCTGTCCCCCGATGTTTTCCAAGAAAAGCACCAGGACCCAGTCATTAGTTGTATGTTGGTTGGTTATGGTGCTGTGGGGAAAGCCAGTATGATCATAGGTTATATATCCAATGGATATCCAAATGAATACCGTCAGATGgcctttgatgtcttcactg GTTTGGTTCGAGTAGATGGGATTCCAGTACAAATCCAGTTGATGGACACAGCAGG GCAGGAGGAGTTTGATCATTTTCACTCCATGTGTTACAATCAAATAGATGTCTTAATTCTTTGCTTCAGTATTGTCAACCCAGTGTCTTTCCAGAACACCACTTCAAAATGGATCCCCCAGATCCGCACCTTCAATCCTGCTTCACCCATAATTCTAGTGGGGACACAGTTGGCCCTCCGGCATGATGTTAACATCCTTATCCATCTGGACCAGCTGAGGGACAAGCTGGTGGTGAACTCCCAGGCCAGGGGGCTGGTAGAGAAGATCAGAACCCACGACTACGTGGAGTGTTCTGCACTGACCCAGAAGAACCTCAAAGAAGCATTTGGCCTGTCAGAAAGCAAAGAAGCTCAATCTCTTGGATTATGCAAAGACTTTCTCTAG